From Scytonema millei VB511283:
AGAATCAGAATTGTTTACGCTGGAGATTGAAGATGATACCAGCGATATAGAACCAGAGCAACTGCAACTGCTAGCTAGTTTCTACCACGAAGACCAAGAGTACTCAGTTTATACGCCCCTCGACCCCTTGTTATTCTTTGCGCGATTGAATAGCTCCGGTAATCCAGAGCTACTGTCTCCAGAAGAGTTTCAAAAGTTACAACCGCTACTAGCAGAGCAGCTGATTGACGAAATGGAAGAATAGCGTAAACTACTGCCTTTAGATAGTAGTTGTCGATACCTATGGGCATATAGTAGTGCAAAAACTATTTAAGTGGCGCATAATTTGGGCTTTAATCCCCTTAACTATAGGGATAGGCGCTTGGTCGAGCTGGAATTGGTGGCAGCGCTCCAGCGCCCCGTCTCAACCTTTAGAAACAGCAAATGCTACGCAAGTGCAGTTTCGCGTTCCTCCAGGCACGGCTAGCCAGCAAATCGGTAAGCAGCTAGAGGCAGAAGGACTCATTCGCTCTAGTCAAGCATGGAATTTATGGGCGAAGTGGCTGCACTGGCGAAATCCCAATGGAGGATTTCAAGCAGGGACATATCAAATCTCTCCCAGTCAGTCTTTAGAAGAAGTGGCAAATAAGATCTGGCACGGTCAGGTAGTGCAGCAGAGCTTCACGATTCCTGAAGGCTGGTCTTTGCGGCAAATGGCGGCTTACTTTGAACAACAGGGATATTTCCCTGCCAGCGAGTTTCTCAATGCTGCCAGTCAAATTAAGCGCGATCGCTTTTCCTGGCTACCTGCTGATATTCCCCATCTCGAAGGTTATTTATACCCCGACACATACAAGATTGGTATTGGTTCCATTACGCCAACTCAGGTGGTGAACCAAATGCTGCAACGCTTCGAGCAAGTCGCCCTACCTTTATACGAACAAGGTAAAGATCGGACTGATTTCGACCTGAAGCAGTGGGTGACATTAGCTAGCATTGTCGAAAAAGAAGCCGTCATCCCCGAAGAGCGATCGCAAATTGCAGGCGTATTTGTCAAGCGATTGCAAAAAGGTTATACACTAGGCTCCGATCCTACGGTAGAGTATGCCCTCAACCTGCGCCAAACAGCAGACCAGCCCCTTACTTACGCCCAAGTTAATACCCCTTCGCCCTACAATACCTATCGCAATCCAGGACTACCACCTACACCCATCGCTAGCCCTGGCATAGCCAGTCTTAAAGCTGCACTCGATCCCGAATCAACTCCCTATCTCTACTTTGTTGCCCGTTACGACGGTTCGCATGTTTTCAGCCGCACCCTAGCAGAACACAACGCCGCTCAAGCCGCCATCCGCAAGCAACGGCAAAAAGGCTAGACAGTTATCAGTTAACAGTTATCAGTTAACAGTTGTCAGCGAGCGGCGAAGAAAGGGTGTGGGGTATAGTGAGTGGCTAGTGGCTGGTGGCTGGCGGTCACTGCTCCCTTGTCTCCCCCCTCTCCCTTGTCCCCCTTGTCCCCTCACTCCTCACCCCCTATATAAAGGTCACATCCCCGTGTAAAATTCTGTAATGGGAGCGAGGTTGAATCATCATTCAATGAGCTAAACCCCAAGAGTGAAAAAGTGTTTGAAATGAGTGGGGATCTCACCTGACGAAAAACGCATTATAAGCAATTGTTCGCATTTGTTGCCCGCACAAACAAATGTACTCTTGGTAATGAAAGCTAATATTCGCCCGATTGTCACTTGTCTTCACTAGCATTTTTATTGGTTAGATACAGACTTAAAAATTGAGGTTGATCGATGAAGTATCGCGCGCTAATTGTTGCCTTCCTAGCTTTGTGTCTAGGATTTCTTACTGCCTGTAGCGAACCCTCAGAAGTAGCAAGCAGAGAACTACTCACATACGAGCAAATTAGAGGCACTGGTCTAGCTAATAAGTGTCCTCAACTGTCGGAAACATCTCGCGGATCGATCGCGATCGATCCGAATCAATCGTACAGAATGGTAGAACTGTGCTTAGAGCCAACATCATTCTTTATCAAAGAAGAACCAGTTAATAAGCGTCAAGAAGCAGAATATATTGCTGGAAAACTGTTGACTCGCTACACTTCGACCATCGACCAGGTACAGGGCGATCTTAAAGTCAATCCTGACAAAAGCTTGACTTTCGTTGAAAAAGATGGTCTTGATTTCCAAGCGATTACCGTACAATTACCAGGTGGTGAAAGAGTACCTTTCTTGTTCACGATTAAAAACTTGGTTGCACAAACTCAGCCTGGTTTGACCAGCATTAACACTTCTACTGACTTTGAAGGTAAATTTAACGTCCCCTCTTACCGTACTGCTAACTTCCTCGACCCTAAAGGACGGGGTGTCACCACAGGATATGACAACGCGGTAGCT
This genomic window contains:
- a CDS encoding photosystem II manganese-stabilizing polypeptide: MKYRALIVAFLALCLGFLTACSEPSEVASRELLTYEQIRGTGLANKCPQLSETSRGSIAIDPNQSYRMVELCLEPTSFFIKEEPVNKRQEAEYIAGKLLTRYTSTIDQVQGDLKVNPDKSLTFVEKDGLDFQAITVQLPGGERVPFLFTIKNLVAQTQPGLTSINTSTDFEGKFNVPSYRTANFLDPKGRGVTTGYDNAVALPASADKQGYANVKSAGIENGSISLQVAKVDNATGEVAGTFESIQPSDTDMGAKEALDVKVRGLFYARIEPQA
- the mltG gene encoding endolytic transglycosylase MltG is translated as MQKLFKWRIIWALIPLTIGIGAWSSWNWWQRSSAPSQPLETANATQVQFRVPPGTASQQIGKQLEAEGLIRSSQAWNLWAKWLHWRNPNGGFQAGTYQISPSQSLEEVANKIWHGQVVQQSFTIPEGWSLRQMAAYFEQQGYFPASEFLNAASQIKRDRFSWLPADIPHLEGYLYPDTYKIGIGSITPTQVVNQMLQRFEQVALPLYEQGKDRTDFDLKQWVTLASIVEKEAVIPEERSQIAGVFVKRLQKGYTLGSDPTVEYALNLRQTADQPLTYAQVNTPSPYNTYRNPGLPPTPIASPGIASLKAALDPESTPYLYFVARYDGSHVFSRTLAEHNAAQAAIRKQRQKG